A single window of Vibrio sp. HB236076 DNA harbors:
- a CDS encoding PrkA family serine protein kinase, which yields MSIFDHYQARYEAAKDEELSIQEFLSLCKEDKGAYANAAERLLMAIGEPKLIDTSMDPKLSRIFSNRVIAQYETFKDFYGMEEAIEQIVSYLKHAAQGLEERKQILYLLGPVGGGKSSLAEKLKSLMQQMPIYVLSANGERSPVNDHPFCLFDVNEDGEILKSEYGIEKRYLRSIMSPWAAKRLHEFGGDITQFKVVKVRPSILDQVGIAKTEPGDENNQDISALVGKVDIRQLEHFSQDDPDAYSYSGALCKANQGLMEFVEMFKAPIKVLHPLLTATQEGNFNGTEGLSAIPFDGMILAHSNESEWQTFRNNKNNEAFLDRVYIVKVPYCLRVSEEIKIYQKLLEHSELSHAPCSPSTLEILSQFSVLSRIKAPENSSIYSKMRVYDGETLKDTDPKAKSYQEYRDYAGVDEGMSGLSTRFAFKILSRVFNFDQTEVAANPVHLFYVLEKQIEREQFPSDQAERYLEFLKGYLVPKYVEFIGKEIQTAYLESYSEYGQNIFDRYVTYADFWIQDQEYRDPETGQLFDRASLNAELEKIEKTAGISNPKDFRNEIVNFVLRARANNNGQNPVWTSYEKLRTVIEKKMFSNTEELLPVISFNAKTSSEDQRKHDDFVARMMEKGYTEKQVRLLSEWYLRVRKSS from the coding sequence ATGAGTATTTTTGACCATTATCAAGCTCGTTACGAAGCCGCGAAGGACGAAGAGTTAAGCATTCAAGAGTTCTTGTCGCTTTGTAAGGAGGACAAAGGGGCCTATGCTAACGCTGCTGAGCGTTTACTGATGGCCATCGGAGAGCCTAAACTTATCGATACCTCTATGGATCCTAAGCTTAGCCGAATTTTTTCAAACCGCGTAATTGCACAATACGAAACCTTCAAAGACTTCTACGGTATGGAAGAAGCGATTGAGCAAATCGTTTCTTACCTGAAACACGCCGCGCAAGGCCTTGAAGAACGCAAACAGATTCTCTACTTGCTAGGGCCTGTCGGCGGCGGTAAATCTTCGTTGGCTGAGAAGCTCAAATCGCTCATGCAACAGATGCCGATTTACGTTCTCAGCGCCAACGGTGAGCGCAGTCCGGTGAATGACCACCCATTCTGTCTTTTTGATGTCAATGAAGACGGCGAAATTCTCAAAAGCGAATACGGCATAGAAAAGCGCTACCTTCGCTCGATCATGTCGCCTTGGGCAGCCAAGCGACTGCACGAGTTTGGCGGTGATATCACTCAATTCAAAGTGGTAAAAGTCCGGCCATCGATTCTTGATCAAGTCGGTATTGCCAAAACAGAACCCGGCGATGAAAACAACCAAGACATCTCAGCCTTGGTCGGTAAAGTCGATATCCGTCAACTCGAACACTTTTCCCAAGACGACCCCGATGCCTACAGCTATTCCGGGGCCTTATGTAAAGCCAACCAAGGCTTAATGGAATTTGTCGAGATGTTCAAAGCGCCGATTAAAGTGCTTCATCCCTTGCTGACCGCGACACAAGAAGGCAACTTTAACGGCACTGAAGGGCTATCCGCGATTCCGTTCGACGGTATGATTCTGGCTCACTCCAATGAATCCGAGTGGCAAACCTTTCGCAATAACAAAAATAACGAGGCATTCTTAGATCGCGTTTATATCGTCAAAGTGCCTTACTGTTTACGAGTCTCAGAAGAGATCAAAATCTACCAAAAACTGCTCGAACACAGTGAGCTATCTCACGCACCTTGCTCGCCAAGCACACTGGAAATTCTCTCGCAGTTTAGCGTGCTCTCGCGAATTAAAGCACCTGAGAACTCATCGATCTATTCAAAAATGCGCGTTTACGATGGCGAAACCTTAAAAGACACCGACCCGAAAGCGAAAAGTTATCAAGAATATCGCGATTACGCGGGCGTCGATGAAGGGATGAGCGGATTATCAACCCGTTTCGCCTTTAAAATTTTGTCTCGCGTATTTAACTTTGATCAAACCGAAGTCGCCGCTAATCCAGTTCATTTGTTCTACGTCCTGGAGAAACAAATTGAACGCGAGCAATTTCCGAGTGATCAGGCAGAGCGCTACCTCGAGTTTCTCAAAGGCTATTTAGTGCCTAAGTACGTCGAGTTCATTGGTAAAGAAATACAAACGGCCTACCTCGAGTCTTACTCTGAGTACGGGCAAAACATCTTTGATCGCTACGTGACTTACGCTGACTTTTGGATTCAAGATCAAGAATATCGAGATCCAGAAACGGGGCAGCTGTTTGATCGCGCTTCTCTCAATGCGGAATTGGAAAAAATTGAGAAAACCGCCGGGATTTCTAACCCGAAAGATTTTCGCAATGAAATCGTCAATTTTGTATTGCGAGCTCGCGCTAACAACAATGGTCAAAACCCAGTTTGGACCAGTTATGAGAAACTGCGCACTGTGATTGAAAAAAAAATGTTCTCTAATACGGAAGAGTTGTTACCGGTTATCTCATTCAATGCGAAAACCTCATCAGAAGATCAAAGAAAACACGATGACTTCGTTGCTCGTATGATGGAAAAAGGCTATACAGAAAAGCAAGTCCGCTTACTTTCTGAGTGGTATCTGCGTGTTCGCAAATCATCTTAA
- a CDS encoding YfbU family protein, with protein MNLNDAQRLILANQYRLMALLEPSEKRHFQRLQTLVEKGFEKELSVLTEDFTHLNTNTCQEVYDTMEMYHALQTSYSLLNREQQSDIDERRLRFLGYDAMKENELVDYVRFLILEDGHYPEWRQQEHNFDAQVVMRPKYQAMLMRFKQCPRQYHLCANEIKQIFNAH; from the coding sequence ATGAACTTAAACGATGCCCAACGCTTGATTCTTGCCAATCAATATCGGCTCATGGCGCTCTTGGAGCCCAGTGAAAAACGCCATTTTCAGCGCTTACAAACCCTAGTCGAAAAGGGGTTTGAAAAAGAGCTCTCGGTGTTAACAGAAGATTTTACTCACCTCAATACCAACACCTGCCAAGAAGTTTACGACACGATGGAAATGTATCACGCTTTACAAACGTCCTATTCATTATTGAACCGTGAGCAACAAAGTGACATTGACGAACGTCGTTTGCGTTTTCTCGGTTACGATGCAATGAAAGAAAATGAACTTGTCGACTATGTGCGTTTTTTAATTCTCGAAGATGGTCACTATCCAGAATGGCGGCAACAAGAACACAATTTTGATGCTCAAGTGGTTATGCGGCCAAAATACCAAGCCATGTTGATGCGATTTAAACAATGTCCACGTCAATATCACCTGTGTGCTAACGAGATCAAGCAAATTTTTAATGCTCATTAA
- the pflA gene encoding pyruvate formate lyase 1-activating protein — protein MSALGRIHSVESCGTVDGPGIRFIIFTQGCLMRCMYCHNRDTWDTHGGKVVSAESLIQEASAYKHFMNASGGGITCSGGEAMLQPEFVRDLFQAAHRERIHTCLDTNGFIRKYTPVIDQVLANTDLVMLDLKHMKDEIHQDFIGVSNHRTLDFARYLNKLGIRTWIRHVVVPGYTDDEESIRLLGEFIAPMANIEKVELLPYHKLGAHKWETLGYDYPLEGVEPPSRETMTKLADVLSNYHSNINY, from the coding sequence ATGTCAGCTTTAGGTCGCATTCACTCGGTAGAATCCTGTGGCACCGTCGATGGGCCAGGCATTCGATTTATTATTTTCACACAAGGTTGTCTGATGCGTTGTATGTACTGCCACAATCGCGATACGTGGGACACGCATGGCGGCAAAGTCGTCAGCGCCGAATCTCTCATTCAAGAAGCCAGCGCTTATAAACACTTTATGAATGCCTCAGGTGGCGGAATTACTTGCTCTGGCGGTGAAGCCATGTTGCAGCCCGAGTTTGTACGAGATTTATTTCAAGCCGCTCACCGAGAGAGGATCCACACTTGTCTAGACACCAATGGGTTTATTCGTAAATACACCCCTGTGATTGACCAAGTCCTGGCTAATACCGATTTGGTGATGCTTGATCTCAAACACATGAAAGATGAGATCCATCAAGATTTTATCGGGGTTTCCAACCACAGAACGTTAGACTTTGCTCGATACTTAAATAAATTAGGTATTCGGACTTGGATCCGGCACGTTGTCGTCCCGGGGTATACAGACGATGAAGAATCCATTCGCTTGCTGGGCGAGTTTATCGCGCCGATGGCCAATATCGAAAAAGTCGAATTATTGCCCTATCACAAACTGGGTGCCCATAAATGGGAAACCCTAGGTTACGATTACCCACTTGAAGGCGTCGAACCACCTAGCCGAGAGACCATGACAAAATTGGCTGACGTATTGTCGAATTATCACAGCAACATCAATTATTGA
- a CDS encoding methyl-accepting chemotaxis protein, translated as MMRALMLSQKQKIRFFLITVVIGFIALAGYTYLRLAMMNQGFNKSAQVSFGVAHLGQSQVALLTLSSQLHAMTNQQVPALKAQLQSMLDGNQQDVEFLADMGWQQESQQLQQAYLVYQQAVLPWVTTKQELGFNVDEGKLAQLKQLAALIEDKIKETGMVTVLTDFGALIQAQQTYLLAPSEKNLTLYKRALAMFKNTSTTYSMLQEYENELTAFTQTFSRVAELSVEQTELESTLIERENQAIDQTKDIVERLRKEQSLYHHSAERLAGQTQTLVLVACAVFAMIIIALLSRLSFSLSRSLSTTMAQMKRLSEGDFSSRLSVGNNGKDEFNQLALALNQTCEQLGALVQQVQLQGHSLSENATSLMKGLSSSEQEQMRLGEQTEQLAAATEQISVTTDEVNQVVESVSSLSASSHQAAEQGALVIEQAIRSLEDVAVILSSASTHTEQLEQASVKVDAVMETINSIAEQTNLLALNAAIEAARAGEQGRGFAVVADEVRALAVRTVQAVSEISGTIETMKKESDEVIQYINRSGHTVAQGQEKGEQAKQALQGIIEKSGQVSQQTDEISHSVGELNRTSASMAQGMVTMASSMQTLQDKHHELQLDSQKVDTAAKTLDQYCSRFVV; from the coding sequence ATGATGCGCGCATTAATGTTATCCCAAAAGCAAAAAATCCGTTTTTTTCTCATCACAGTGGTGATTGGCTTTATTGCCTTAGCCGGTTACACCTATCTTCGCTTAGCCATGATGAACCAAGGCTTTAATAAAAGTGCTCAAGTAAGCTTTGGCGTGGCTCACCTCGGCCAGTCTCAAGTGGCTTTATTAACCTTATCGAGTCAATTACATGCGATGACAAATCAACAAGTGCCTGCTTTGAAAGCGCAATTACAATCGATGCTCGATGGTAATCAACAAGACGTTGAGTTTTTAGCGGACATGGGGTGGCAGCAAGAAAGTCAGCAATTGCAACAAGCCTATCTGGTTTATCAACAAGCGGTATTGCCTTGGGTGACCACTAAACAAGAGCTCGGGTTTAATGTTGATGAAGGGAAGTTGGCGCAGCTCAAACAATTGGCAGCGCTTATCGAAGATAAAATTAAAGAAACCGGCATGGTCACGGTTCTCACGGATTTTGGGGCGCTAATCCAAGCGCAGCAAACCTATTTGTTGGCGCCGAGTGAAAAAAACTTGACCTTGTATAAGCGCGCCTTGGCGATGTTTAAAAATACCTCGACCACGTATTCGATGTTGCAAGAATACGAGAATGAGTTAACCGCTTTTACCCAAACCTTTAGCCGAGTTGCTGAACTTTCTGTTGAGCAAACCGAACTTGAGTCGACGTTAATCGAAAGGGAAAATCAAGCGATTGATCAAACCAAAGACATTGTTGAACGATTGAGAAAAGAGCAGTCGCTTTACCATCATAGCGCGGAGCGCTTAGCGGGCCAAACCCAGACCTTAGTCCTGGTCGCTTGTGCGGTATTCGCGATGATTATCATTGCTTTACTTAGCCGTTTGAGCTTTTCACTATCGCGCTCTTTATCCACAACCATGGCGCAAATGAAGCGCTTGTCAGAGGGGGACTTCTCCAGTCGCCTCTCGGTTGGCAACAATGGCAAAGACGAGTTTAATCAGTTGGCTTTGGCACTTAATCAAACCTGTGAACAGCTTGGCGCTTTGGTCCAGCAGGTGCAATTACAAGGTCACAGTTTATCGGAAAATGCCACGTCTTTGATGAAAGGATTATCCTCTTCAGAGCAAGAGCAAATGCGACTTGGTGAACAAACGGAGCAATTAGCCGCCGCGACGGAGCAAATCAGTGTCACCACCGACGAAGTCAATCAAGTGGTGGAATCTGTATCCAGCCTTAGCGCCTCCTCGCATCAAGCGGCTGAGCAGGGCGCATTAGTGATAGAGCAGGCGATCCGCTCTCTAGAAGACGTCGCGGTTATTTTATCTTCGGCGTCAACGCACACAGAGCAACTTGAACAAGCTTCTGTGAAAGTTGATGCGGTGATGGAGACGATTAACAGTATTGCTGAGCAAACCAATCTGTTGGCACTCAATGCGGCGATCGAAGCGGCCCGTGCTGGTGAACAAGGCCGAGGTTTTGCTGTGGTCGCCGATGAAGTGCGCGCTTTAGCGGTCAGAACGGTACAAGCCGTGAGTGAAATCTCGGGTACGATTGAAACGATGAAAAAAGAAAGTGATGAAGTGATTCAATACATTAATCGCTCCGGTCACACGGTCGCACAAGGGCAAGAAAAAGGTGAGCAGGCGAAACAGGCGTTGCAAGGGATCATCGAAAAATCAGGTCAAGTTAGCCAGCAAACGGACGAAATCAGCCACTCAGTTGGAGAGCTCAATCGCACCAGTGCCTCGATGGCACAAGGGATGGTTACCATGGCGAGCAGTATGCAAACGCTGCAAGACAAGCATCACGAGCTACAACTAGACAGCCAGAAAGTGGATACCGCCGCTAAAACCCTAGATCAATACTGCAGCCGCTTTGTTGTCTAA